In Betaproteobacteria bacterium, a genomic segment contains:
- the narI gene encoding respiratory nitrate reductase subunit gamma produces MSTIHAFLFEVYPYVCFTVFLVGSLIRFDQSQYSWKSDSSQMLRKGSLRWGSNLFHAGILFLFFGHLFGLFTPHAVYGIFMSAATKQMLAIVAGGIAGAVCFVGLSLLIHRRVFDARIRATSHPTDLAVLVVLWVQLVVGLITLPYSWQHADGSTMLVLADWAQRIVTLRPVDSTALATLPWPYLFHVVLGMTIFLLFPFSRLVHVWSGFAAIGYLFRPYQVVRSRRLNVPPDHNRPPQRGAGV; encoded by the coding sequence ATGAGCACGATTCACGCCTTTCTGTTCGAGGTCTACCCCTATGTCTGCTTTACGGTGTTCCTCGTCGGGAGCCTCATCCGCTTCGACCAGAGCCAGTACAGCTGGAAAAGCGACTCTTCGCAGATGCTGCGCAAGGGCAGCCTGCGCTGGGGCAGCAACCTGTTCCACGCGGGCATCCTGTTCCTGTTCTTCGGCCATCTGTTCGGCTTGTTCACGCCGCATGCGGTCTATGGCATCTTCATGAGCGCGGCCACCAAGCAGATGCTGGCCATCGTGGCGGGCGGAATCGCCGGCGCGGTATGCTTCGTCGGCTTGTCCCTGCTGATCCATCGCCGCGTCTTCGATGCGCGCATCCGCGCCACCAGCCACCCCACCGACCTTGCCGTTCTGGTCGTGCTGTGGGTGCAGCTCGTGGTCGGTCTCATCACGCTGCCCTACTCGTGGCAGCACGCGGACGGCAGCACGATGCTGGTGCTGGCCGACTGGGCGCAGCGCATCGTCACGTTGCGGCCGGTGGACTCCACGGCACTCGCCACCCTGCCATGGCCCTACCTGTTCCACGTCGTGCTCGGCATGACGATCTTCCTGCTGTTTCCCTTCAGCCGCCTGGTGCACGTGTGGAGCGGCTTCGCCGCCATCGGCTATCTTTTTCGGCCGTACCAGGTGGTGCGCAGCCGGCGCCTGAACGTGCCCCCGGATCACAACCGGCCGCCTCAGCGCGGCGCAGGGGTCTGA
- a CDS encoding peptidylprolyl isomerase: MSTDMPVAAPIAHINGVALNAPGEALAPEALRQRACTELLRQAAQRAGLLDAADATSADGVISEAASDAIDALLAQALQIPEPSEDACRRYHAAHEAAYRTGERVRIRHVLFAVTPGVDVVALRKHAESVLLNVRCDDGQAADGFDAAARKWSNCPSGERGGDLDWIGPGDCAPEFARELFGRVEVGVLPRLVHSRFGLHVVEVLAREPGVAQPFESVRGAVLGALRQQAFVTALRQYLRVLAGEATVEGVDLDAAATPLVQ; encoded by the coding sequence ATGTCGACCGATATGCCCGTCGCTGCACCCATCGCGCACATCAACGGCGTGGCGCTCAATGCGCCCGGAGAAGCGCTGGCGCCCGAGGCGTTGCGCCAGCGCGCCTGCACGGAGCTGCTGCGCCAGGCCGCACAACGCGCGGGTCTGCTGGACGCCGCCGATGCGACCTCTGCCGACGGCGTGATCAGCGAAGCGGCAAGCGATGCCATCGATGCGCTGCTCGCGCAAGCGCTGCAGATTCCCGAGCCGTCCGAAGACGCGTGCCGGCGCTACCATGCTGCGCACGAGGCGGCTTACCGCACTGGCGAGCGCGTGCGCATACGCCACGTTCTGTTCGCGGTGACGCCGGGCGTCGACGTCGTGGCGCTACGCAAGCATGCGGAATCCGTTCTGCTGAACGTCCGCTGCGATGACGGTCAGGCCGCCGATGGCTTCGACGCTGCCGCGCGCAAGTGGTCCAACTGCCCCAGCGGCGAACGCGGCGGCGACCTTGACTGGATCGGCCCCGGCGATTGCGCGCCGGAATTTGCGCGCGAGCTGTTCGGCCGTGTGGAGGTTGGCGTGCTGCCGCGCCTGGTGCACAGCCGCTTCGGGCTGCACGTGGTGGAGGTGCTGGCGCGCGAGCCGGGCGTGGCGCAGCCCTTCGAGTCGGTGCGCGGCGCGGTGCTGGGCGCGCTGCGCCAGCAGGCGTTTGTAACGGCTCTGCGCCAGTACCTGCGCGTGCTGGCCGGCGAAGCGACCGTGGAAGGCGTGGATCTCGATGCGGCCGCTACCCCGCTCGTGCAGTAG